The genomic region CCGCGTACCGTCGCTCGGCGGCGTCCCAGGAGACCCAGCCCTGGCGTGGCGTGACGGGGACGAACACCAGCTGTACGCCGACGAGTTCACGGGGCGGGTAGGCGCGGGGGTTGACCTGGAGGCGGCTGCCGCCCAGCCAGCGCATGCCGGGGTTCAGCGTGTCCAGCGCGGCCGCCCAGCCGCCCTGGCTCAGCTGTCCCGCGCGCGCCACGATGTCCGCCTCGATGACCCGCCTGCGGCGCGGCCAGTCCGGGAGCACGATCCGCTCCCATACCCATTCCAGCAGGCCGGCGGCCCGTTGCGGCAGGTCGGGACGGTGGAGTTCAGCCGGGAGCGGCCCTCCCCCGGACACCTCCAGGTCGGCGCGGGCACCGTCGGGGGGCGTCTCGCGCACCCTGGCCAGGTCCTCGGCGAAGGTGGCCCCGTCGGTGGGTGTGGGCGTGAGGAAGTCCGCGTTCCAGTGGCCGCCGAGGCCGGTGCGCACGAGCCGCGCGGTGACCGGGTCTCCCGCGAGAAGCTCCCGGTAGGCGGGCCTGTGGGTGTCGAACCACGCGCGTTCGGCCGGATTGGCGGCCACTCCGCGCTCCAGGCTCTGGAGCGTCGCCGTGGTCTCGGACAGCTCCGACACGACGAAGCGCCCGGCGGCCAGGGTGTCCGCGTTGACCTGCCACCAGCCCATGGTTTCGCCTCCGCGCGAAACAGTAACGGCTGTGCGGGACCGCGGCCGAGACTCCCCGGCATGCTCACCTACCGGGAAGTGTTCCGTGTGCCGCAGTTCGGG from Streptomyces sp. QL37 harbors:
- a CDS encoding winged helix-turn-helix domain-containing protein, whose amino-acid sequence is MGWWQVNADTLAAGRFVVSELSETTATLQSLERGVAANPAERAWFDTHRPAYRELLAGDPVTARLVRTGLGGHWNADFLTPTPTDGATFAEDLARVRETPPDGARADLEVSGGGPLPAELHRPDLPQRAAGLLEWVWERIVLPDWPRRRRVIEADIVARAGQLSQGGWAAALDTLNPGMRWLGGSRLQVNPRAYPPRELVGVQLVFVPVTPRQGWVSWDAAERRYAVVYACSGTLSEADRPAVPDSLGRLLGPARAGVLMLLDRPRSTTELVALTGQGLGSVGRHLKVLLDAGLTGRRRSGRSVLYFRTEAGEVLLRAGAV